The DNA window TCAATCTGAAGCTGTTGGCCTGACTTATTATTATAGGGCCACTTTCTTCATATCTAGGCCATGCTCTCTCTCtcgatctaaaaacaccattGATAGATTGCAGACAAGGAAAACCATGAAACATAGCATTTGCATTTGCAACTAGAGATGCTCGAGCATGAAGCTTTCTGtagtttttttcatataaattgtACAAATCTGCTCACTATCATTCATGTACTAACCAACGCTTTTGACCCTGAAATCTGAAGAACTGATGAGGCATATCATAAAATAGCCATGATTTCCTTCAAAACTTCTCTACACATCTccataacttttattttctcaggCATTCGTTTAGGTAaccttgttttttcaattgtcaACGTAACAAAGTAAGCTACATAAAGCATCAGAAATTACAATAAAGCATGCATCTATAACACAAGAAGAATGTAATGAGCTTCTATAACATTCCATTCACAATTCGTGTTCAAAAACgcaaaggagaaggaaaataaaaataaaaactgcttTACCAGGGACAGCATGAGTACTCATGGTAAAGCTAAAGCATCATAAAATACAAGTTGACCGAGCAGTCACTCCCCTCTCCCTCCAACCCCTCAACACCCAATCCCACAAATGAACCCCAGCACCTTCATTAGTGCAGTGCGATGAATGGTCACCGTCACTGCCTCTTGTGGGTCACCTTCTTCAAAGGAGAGGACAAACCAACTCTTGTGATTAATTTCAAGCAATCCTTGATGTTTTCAGCAAGTTTCGTTCTCATAAAGTTTTCTGAAGAATGATACACCAGTTTGACTTGTCAAAAAATCGATCAACTACTACTGCATTGTTCATTCCAGAAACCAACCTGAAAAAATTGATGCAGCAGAAAACAGCATAAAGAGTTTGTAAATCAAATAAACAGAAACATGATACAGAAGAAAGGTGGAGGATGTTAAACAAGATGACTTGCATATGCATACAAAGTAGAGAAAAATGAGGACATCAACAGTTTGAATGGTTTACAAATCACATGTGAGATGTGTCAATATGATCAGAGAAGGGTGTATGGCCATAAAATATAgcatttataacaaaaaaaaatcatcctaggagtaaaaattaaaatagaatacATAAAAAACACGCATTTACCTTTCAAGTTCACCTTCACTGAAGACATGGTAGTACCTGTTATATACCACAGCACCTTTTTTATCATCCTTCTTTGCCAGGCCATTTTCAAGAGCACATGCAGATGCACCACTGACTTCAGCACGGTGGTAAGGTAAGTGCCAAGGCACAAAATACTCCTGTTGATTTGGTACACTGCTATCATCTTTAGACGTTGAAGGCATAGTTCCCTTGAACTCGTGGTTTAGACTCTCGGTATCTTTTTCATGCTCCTTCGAATTATTCTCGGTTTCAGGGATGCTTTCTAGTGTGATGGGTGAAGGGCTTCGAATACGAGGACTACCTGGTCCTATCCACTCATCAACATACTCCTGTTGATTTTGTACACTTCTAACATCTTTAGATGTCGAAGGCACAGTTCCCTTGAACTTGTGGTTTAGACTCTCGGTATCTTTTTCATGCTCCTTTGAATTATTCTCGGTTTCAGGGATGCTTTCTAGTGTGATGGATGAAGGGCTTCGAATACGAGGACTGCCTGGTCCTATCCACTCATCAACATACTTTTGGTTAAGGGGAGTCCATTTTGTAACCAATGATCGATCCTCCTGTTCTACAGCCCACACAGTTATTAGAATCAGACCACCCTTTTTGACAGCTCGGACTAATTCATCTATTGCCCTCTTCCTCCTGTTCTCTGTACTCAGGTGATGTAACACTGCTATAGATATTGCCGCGTCACCAAAACCAGTTCGGTAAGGAAGATTTACTGCATCTGCAACAAGAACTTCATGACCTCTGTCTGCACAAATTTTGATAAGTGGTCCACTTATATCACATCCTACAAAAGTGCAATCCGGATTAAACCCCAAGTACTTCCCATTTCCACATCCTGCATCCAATACAAGAGATCCTGAGGGCAAGGAGTTCAAAAAGGTTGCAACTTTTGGCCACTTGGCAAACCTGGTGGAACTAAAATGAGGTGCAATGGCATCATAAACACGATGCACataattcttttctatttcagGGGTGGACTGTACACTTGACGATGAACCTGTCTCTTCTTCAACTAATGGCATGGGTTGAACATGAGATTCTCCATCAGATACAAGAGTACGCAAACAAGACAAGCCCTTTACTTTGATTCCTCTCATGGGTTTAAAAATTCCAGGATGGCAGACCCCACGAAATACAAAATTGGGTAGACTGAAGGCCTCCCAGGTCGCTTCAGTGAATCTATATGATCTCAGAAAGCAAAAGACCATCACCTCAAAACACACATTTTAAAAGAGACAATATCCTGCACGAGGCCAAAAAACTACATGAAGATGATTGAAAAGTAACAATTAGTTAAACATCGATTAGACAGGCGCATGAACGGCAGTTCTTTAAATGTATCAAGCTGCATTTTCTTCTCGCAAGGACCTCTCAGCTAATTTTGCTTTTttggcaaaataaaataaaataaaattgttacttctttaaataaattacagacaaacctaacaaaaacaattagattCCTAAGATCCATTTATCTTATCAAGAACAGAACAGAGAAATCAAAAATCTTAAATCAGACTAAGCAATTCATTTCCAAGTGAATCATATGTTAAAGGCCTCattaactctataaaaaatcaaaacttcagCCATAGTTAAAATCTAGGAATTTAGGGGAAGCTAAAAGTTGGTCTCTGAACAAATTGGACTATCATTATATGTACATATAAGAGAAAATAGATAGGCATAAATGATAATAAGTTCATTGAGATATAAAGAGGTTACCTGATTGAACGGATATGGCGTCTTTGAGGAATATTATTTGCAGTAATGATTTTGAGGGTTAGGGTTTCGAGAGTGAAGGACCGAAGGAGTATGTTTACTTTGGGTTAAACGACTTTTTTGGTCCCTATACTGTTGTAATTCTGTTGTTCCAGACCCTTATGTTTTCGAGTTACTAATGCATCCCTTGTACCTCATGATGTTTTGTAATGtggatttttaaattaaatagtatgAAAGTTATCTTAATATGATTATTCACTggataaatcttaaaaaaaaacatgttcactTTAATTACCATAAAAATATAGCTCGGGTTATGAATTCTATTgggtttaattagtttttttattttataataagataaaaaaataaaaataaaattacaatcaaTCCAatactaaatgataaaattaattaaaaattcaatattaaatgataagattgaaaaaaaataaaataaaaacaccaaaaaaacttGCAACCCAAGTTATTGACTCTACTATgttgaactaattttttattttataatatgataaaaatataaaactgattcacaatcaactcaatgataaataataaaatcaactaaaaatccaatattaaaagtgaaataaaaaaacaaaaaaaccaagatcaattaaaaaagataaacaaaaacaaactcatGGGCTATGCTAGGCTTACTAAGAAAGGATAAGCATGTGGGTCAGGATAGACTCGCTCATCTAGGCTTGTATAtccatctttttaaaaaaataataattatatcaacGTTACTCTCACACGTTAATTACTAAGTTACAATACAGAGTTGTTAatcaaacaactcaaaaaaaaatatgtatattaacATGGTTTAGTGTCCATATTTACAGTAAATGACTTTCAGTTtacttagtttttgttaataagtGCTTCATTAACAAATTGAATTGATAAGGGTCTGGATCGATAAAGTTAAAACAGTAGAGGGACCGTAAGGGTCATATTACCTTTGACTTCAATTCATTTGGTTACGAAGACGACAGGCCTGTGATGTGCGAGTTGAACTCGTCAACCTATAACCGTTGGATTGGAGATTTGTGACTTCAGCAGCTCGTCCATCATCCATGTCGGTGATCCCTCGCCACGTGTGGCCTTCAGGTCTTTAGGCAAGCCTTGGGTTGGtccttcaattataaaaaaaaggtttagctGGATATccaaagaaatataattttcaattaggTCTGTAATATAGTCGTAGATTTTTATCATATCCCTCTATCCTTGtctgttaataaattataactttctaaaaaaaataaatcctgtataaatttgcattttttttgcaataaaggaaatgttttttttttattttatataaaaaaactcttcttGCCAATGCTCATCATGCAGaacagaaaataatttttctttttcttttttaattttcttagattttcaatgaaaaattaaaaaatcatatcgatAACTTGGATTTTATGAAAGATTAGGCTGGGTTTACTCATAATACCCCATTTGGGGTCTATATTTGCATAGCCCATGATTTTCCAAGATGAAAATTTTGTCCTGAATATATacagtattaattaaaaaaatcattaacctatttattttcagatattagttaagtgatatttttttttacccaaattaATATTTCAGTGTATCTGtctcttttctttacttttctttttaatcttgaCCTTTGAGGGCTTGACTAGAGGCTAAttagattaaaattataaaggaatgaaaaacattaaaagatagATGACTAAAATGAAACATAAGATGGGTGGTGTCTTAGAATTTGTTTTGCGAAATGTTCAccttagtcctcattctttacCAATTATAAGAATTGAATTCCTCTAATCTTTGAAGtttcaacaaaaattaattttgattcaaaactttatttttattttctagtctctagtttgagagaagaaaaataaagtcacTAGATTTCagcaataaagagagagaaataacaTTGATACTGATCTCGGCTGCTAAATCGGTTGATCTttgtatcaaataattttatatgataaaaaaaggtt is part of the Populus trichocarpa isolate Nisqually-1 chromosome 2, P.trichocarpa_v4.1, whole genome shotgun sequence genome and encodes:
- the LOC7495129 gene encoding tRNA (carboxymethyluridine(34)-5-O)-methyltransferase, with translation MVFCFLRSYRFTEATWEAFSLPNFVFRGVCHPGIFKPMRGIKVKGLSCLRTLVSDGESHVQPMPLVEEETGSSSSVQSTPEIEKNYVHRVYDAIAPHFSSTRFAKWPKVATFLNSLPSGSLVLDAGCGNGKYLGFNPDCTFVGCDISGPLIKICADRGHEVLVADAVNLPYRTGFGDAAISIAVLHHLSTENRRKRAIDELVRAVKKGGLILITVWAVEQEDRSLVTKWTPLNQKYVDEWIGPGSPRIRSPSSITLESIPETENNSKEHEKDTESLNHKFKGTVPSTSKDVRSVQNQQEYVDEWIGPGSPRIRSPSPITLESIPETENNSKEHEKDTESLNHEFKGTMPSTSKDDSSVPNQQEYFVPWHLPYHRAEVSGASACALENGLAKKDDKKGAVVYNRYYHVFSEGELERLVSGMNNAVVVDRFFDKSNWCIILQKTL